The following DNA comes from Vespula pensylvanica isolate Volc-1 chromosome 5, ASM1446617v1, whole genome shotgun sequence.
TTCCAAgctaattatcgataaatttcacACCAGTCacatttttatcctcttttccttttctttcgtttcctttctgtttcatttttctttttcttttttcttttttcctttttcttcctatacacacacgcgtTCGTACCTATGACGTGGCATTACGCAACTATCGCTGTTCCCAAAAAAGACACTCCTGCTGATCCTTGCTTGAGTAATCATTGACGCTCCGAGAAgttttaacgaaaaagatGCATACATAATTAAAGGATAGATTTTtcgaaatgttatttttcgaaattactAATACAACGTAACGTTTCGCTTTCACATTTGCTCTTATGAAAGTCATCgttcacattttattttttgtttatctttctgcttttttttcgaaaataacgaagctcataatctttctttttaagaatatttctttgcgaacaatatatttttaacacgCTGACGCTGAGCACTCATCGTCGATGTTTCGTCgcaatacaattttatttaccgTTTTTGCCAATAGtaacaaaaatcttttaatgGTCGGAAACTAATTTGttgtttgaatatttaaacaattacgTAATCAATGTTCAATAAAGTaagatgatttatatatttttatgtaaacatTTTAAACGTAACGATGTCTGATCTTTACAGATAACTTTCTTCTTGCCTCCATCCGCCTATGCATTAAAATACAGAATACAGCGTGAACGTCAGCGTGTTAAAGATATTCaaatgattgatttttattgatcTTCGTATATTCAAGAGagataatgtttttattaaagataaaaagaaaagaaaaaagaaaagaaaaacagtgaTAAAAGAATTACCTCGTTATAAGCTGGAGCGATTTGTACCTTCTGCGGCTTCATACCTTTAATGATCTTCGAAATCGATGTGGTTATCTTCGCGTTGGTGTCGTTCtgcgaattttttcttaaaatttgaAGAAGTTGCAGGAGTTCACCGAGCATCGTAGGCTGTCGTctcttttcatccttctctttttcggtCTCTTGCCTAACGTTCTTCTTCGAGCCATTATTGTTATCTCTCGTCACAAAATCATCGAATATCACATTTATCTGACCGTCCTGATCGATCAGAGTGTAATTCCTTTCGAAATAGGGAGGAAATTCGTCTGGTGGATCCCTCTTTGGTATGACCAAgagatttttcgttttattaggTGGTATAGTAGATTCGGTCGATTGTTCTCTCGTTATAGTTATCACTGCCTCGAAGGGTACGCTTATAAGTGGTAGAATAGGATCGGTCAAGTTTCTTTGTAACgtcgtaaaattattaaatcttatcGGCGACGATAATTCAACGGGATCGTTAAGAAACTTTTTAAGGGATAGATCATCGTGAAACGTATTAAGACCGAAATTATTAGAAGTTAAGTTTCTTTCGAGATTATCGAAGAACAAATTCCCGATGGATTGTTCTTGTTGTCTGTATCGTGAGTCTATTCCAGGATTGGTTGCCGGCACGGGAAGATAAGTTGCTGCTGGAGGTACAATGACGTCGTTCGTGTTACGTATCACCTCCTCGTCGTTCAAATCGTAAGTATTCCTTGTGCCGAAGTTGGGATATTGCGGtaagaaattgttattttgtttGACACTATTTAATCGCGGAGGAGGTTGCAAAAGttctttcgatttaatatCGGTAAATCTCGATGAGGTTTGACTTGAGGTTTGTTGTTTGAAAGGTTTCTTCAAACGATTTTGATCTGTCGTCCTCGACAACTCTTCCTTCACCGCCGATAAAGTTATATTGATCTTCGAGGCCATCAAACCCATAACGTATTTCGCCCAAGCTATCAGATCCTCCTTCGTAGCTATCTTAACGGGCAATTGAATCTCCAAGACTCTTGGGGATTCGGCAAAACCTGCCTCGTCTCTTCGTCTATTCTTTCCCTCTAGATTTCTTATCGGTTGACCTATTGGCAATGACGTCGTCAAGTCCATCCCAATCAACATGATCAAGAATGATCTAATCACGAACGAGCGGAACATTTTTGTTTACAAACttgagaaataatattctctcGATCGCCGATTATTACGTATTTAACTCGAGGTCAATGTCTATGAACAGCATACTACACGATCCCGTAATCGATCGCATTATTCGCGAATTCGACtatgatgatatatatatatatatatatatatatatatatatatatatacacatacatatataaaataaaaaaaaagaatttgttccTTCGTTTAGTCTAAAGCTCGTTGTTCCAGCGGTCATGGAACTGAGCGGATGCACGACTCATGTCCCCTTtataaacgaacgataataaaGGGTTTGCAAACTCTTCCCTAGTCGTAGAAACGTCCACTTTTTTCCATGCACTTTGCGTCCACCTTGCCTGAGTCCATTGGCATTCCTAATCATAGTTCACGTGAAGCCGATCGGGCCGATTGCGCTCACTTCCGTCGTTACGTCCGTGTCAggatagaaagataattacGCGAATACGAGCTATAGATTCTAATATAAGCAGCAGATATAGGATAAACCTGATTGATGACAAATGCTGTTTCGTAAGGGTTCAAACTTTCAAGTACTGCTAAAGGATAATGATGAAATACGTTGCTAAACGTATCTCTTTCGTTAAGAAATTCGTTTATCGTTTACCGTTAACCGTTTAtcgttttgtttcattttacgaCTTTCCAATCGGtgata
Coding sequences within:
- the LOC122629414 gene encoding LOW QUALITY PROTEIN: uncharacterized protein LOC122629414 (The sequence of the model RefSeq protein was modified relative to this genomic sequence to represent the inferred CDS: substituted 1 base at 1 genomic stop codon) produces the protein MLIGMDLTTSLPIGQPIRNLEGKNRRRDEAGFAESPRVLEIQLPVKIATKEDLIAWAKYVMGLMASKINITLSAVKEELSRTTDQNRLKKPFKQQTSSQTSSRFTDIKSKELLQPPPRLNSVKQNNNFLPQYPNFGTRNTYDLNDEEVIRNTNDVIVPPAATYLPVPATNPGIDSRYRQQEQSIGNLFFDNLERNLTSNNFGLNTFHDDLSLKKFLNDPVELSSPIRFNNFTTLQRNLTDPILPLISVPFEAVITITREQSTESTIPPNKTKNLLVIPKRDPPDEFPPYFERNYTLIDQDGQINVIFDDFVTRDNNNGSKKNVRQETEKEKDEKRRQPTMLGELLQLLQILRKNSQNDTNAKITTSISKIIKGMKPQKVQIAPAYNEVILLSLFFFSLRNATSXVRTRVCIGRKRKKLRIFQSTLTKLTTKEELNETNSDSPELEQQINDDDYDDDDTMGGSLQSLLDLLPLAVPILEDLSDPESETDLAEVLQAAIPLVQGLSEGDGEDGVDIPGALVPILLNLSGGKDGRGSDVAAIAGPLIQLIAPLIGPLIGPLIGPLSHSSNPPYGQGGSSLSALVKSVAGPLSTPTGPGKMSPLSNLIAGVVASLSKEISVPGKGGYGGGGLDLSTLISTVVSGFLAGTSAGLSGSSKSDGHKDSVYSPTSYGDYGGYGPTPANMVNPANLLGTSIKGIINGALQLVGSLLKAVTGILGASSQEPTPSYGPPTSYGYPTTRAPPYAYNSYANSPIGQTPPPRQTNVKKRII